A window from Pseudomonas alloputida encodes these proteins:
- a CDS encoding protein-disulfide reductase DsbD translates to MRRLFFMLFLLLASPAFAAGLLDNRPSATLGAASLANNADFLPVHEAFKLNLVQADAQTIKLRFVATDGYYLYRHRFQFRTEPADITLGTPNIPKGEAKHDEFFGDVEVYHGVLDIELPRKDPRAFTLLVGYQGCADKGLCYPPETARLSIDGEGVANTPATREHGWNWKSLLLFFLAGVGLTFTPCVLPMLPILSGVVLRGQVGGVRGLALSLAYVLPMAASFAVLGALMGLFGASLNLQARLQSAWVLVPFALFFVVFALAMFGLFELRLPQALSNRLNNVANHTRGGSLLGAAVLGVLSSLLVSPCVSAPLAGALLYISASGDALGGALKLFALGLGMGAPLLLVATGGAAWLPKSGPWMNTVKNAIGVLLLGLAIGLLSRVLPGPATLLLVGFLAAGVALFLGALEFVVKTTAQRLAQLVGLALLVYALACWYGALTGQGDPLRPLPGASLAASGSLPAANADTWQTITTPDALDAALAQAQATGQPVLLDWYADWCISCKVIEHEVLNAPQVQTQLAGFKLLRFDITESNAEQRKLLDRYQLFGPPALLFFAANGSEITADRVIGEINAGEFAQILTRVRGKVGL, encoded by the coding sequence ATGCGCCGCCTGTTTTTCATGCTGTTCCTACTGCTGGCCAGCCCGGCCTTCGCCGCAGGCCTGCTCGACAACCGCCCCAGCGCCACCCTTGGCGCCGCTTCGCTGGCCAACAACGCCGACTTCCTGCCGGTACACGAGGCCTTCAAGCTCAACCTGGTCCAGGCCGATGCGCAAACAATCAAGCTGCGCTTCGTTGCCACCGATGGCTACTACCTTTACCGCCACCGCTTCCAGTTCCGCACGGAACCGGCCGATATCACCCTGGGCACACCGAACATCCCCAAGGGTGAGGCCAAGCACGATGAATTCTTCGGCGACGTCGAGGTGTACCACGGCGTGCTCGATATCGAGTTGCCACGTAAAGACCCGCGCGCCTTCACCCTGCTGGTGGGCTACCAGGGTTGCGCCGACAAGGGCTTGTGCTACCCGCCGGAAACCGCACGCCTGAGTATCGATGGCGAAGGCGTTGCAAACACGCCAGCCACCCGCGAACACGGCTGGAACTGGAAGTCGCTGCTGCTGTTCTTCCTCGCTGGGGTCGGCCTGACCTTCACCCCCTGCGTGCTGCCGATGTTGCCGATCCTTTCCGGTGTCGTGCTGCGCGGCCAGGTTGGCGGCGTGCGCGGCCTGGCGCTGTCGCTGGCCTACGTGCTGCCAATGGCCGCCAGCTTCGCGGTGCTCGGCGCACTGATGGGCCTGTTCGGCGCAAGCCTGAACCTGCAGGCGCGCCTACAGTCGGCCTGGGTGCTGGTACCTTTCGCGCTGTTTTTCGTAGTGTTCGCCCTGGCCATGTTCGGCCTCTTCGAACTGAGGCTGCCCCAGGCCCTGAGCAACCGCCTGAACAACGTCGCCAACCACACCCGCGGCGGCTCGCTGCTGGGCGCAGCTGTGCTCGGTGTGCTCTCCAGCTTGCTGGTTTCTCCGTGTGTATCGGCGCCCCTGGCCGGTGCCTTGCTCTATATCAGCGCCAGCGGCGATGCCCTGGGTGGCGCGCTAAAGCTGTTCGCCCTGGGTTTGGGCATGGGTGCACCGCTGCTGCTGGTAGCCACCGGTGGCGCGGCCTGGCTGCCCAAAAGCGGCCCATGGATGAACACGGTGAAAAACGCCATTGGCGTACTGCTGCTGGGGCTGGCCATCGGCTTGCTCAGCCGTGTACTGCCGGGCCCTGCGACCTTGCTGCTGGTCGGTTTCCTCGCTGCGGGTGTGGCACTGTTCCTCGGTGCGCTGGAATTCGTCGTCAAGACGACGGCCCAACGCCTGGCGCAACTGGTCGGTCTGGCCTTGCTGGTCTACGCGCTGGCTTGCTGGTACGGCGCCCTCACTGGCCAGGGCGACCCACTGCGCCCACTGCCGGGGGCGTCACTGGCCGCCAGCGGCAGCCTGCCGGCAGCAAACGCCGATACCTGGCAGACCATCACCACACCTGATGCTCTGGACGCGGCCCTGGCGCAGGCCCAGGCCACCGGCCAGCCAGTGCTGCTGGACTGGTACGCCGACTGGTGCATCAGCTGCAAGGTGATCGAGCATGAGGTGCTCAATGCACCGCAGGTGCAAACACAGCTGGCCGGCTTCAAACTGCTGCGGTTCGACATCACCGAAAGTAATGCCGAGCAACGCAAGCTGCTCGACCGCTATCAGCTGTTCGGCCCACCTGCCCTGCTGTTCTTTGCTGCGAACGGCAGCGAAATTACCGCTGATCGGGTGATTGGCGAGATAAATGCCGGTGAATTCGCGCAGATTCTGACGCGCGTGCGCGGCAAAGTCGGTCTATAA
- a CDS encoding methyl-accepting chemotaxis protein: MRLKWLTNFNTLLLVTVCIALGATLWWSQRALERPYQLMERYLGLSQQFQNQAARNIQAYLGSGDALRQAAAMEANQQLQAALTDWPVELAEKLRPSLDSLQAFTANELLAAGKLAGDPQALLLQAERELGANFEQMASYARDSGNAEANRYLLPLLDATLHLGRLSLARDKLVSSGRPELADEVERELQLIRAQAQTVDGLPLLGVTRTAESGADDFAAMMGLESQSSAQQEDIAVGLKRELQSLLNRYPAELQRTREQIERRAELAATTGQRLEAVQQAIAALEPEVRGQHAKIAAEVRIIQGLMIGLILLIALLIDTLQRRLARTLTGLAPALSRWAEGDFAQAIALGKTNRELHDIQESLNRLRQYLVELVGTIRHNAEQVAGSSHALAGMSAALHGGAERQAGDTGQIRDALGELEATIQQVAGDASAAAEASRDAGRAVEQGQAVIGQSLSGLRELVDEVQGNARMIEQLAEESATIGGVLTVIRAIAEQTNLLALNAAIEAARAGEMGRGFAVVADEVRSLAQRTTGATGEIQALIDRLQQAARSSVAGMRAQLEHAEATANQAQAADGALDEIVCAIRTISDTAVRIADVTAQQSGAVSEIRDHSERIHELGEDNLQRIGEGRKQGEQLLSLGGELNRAVRAFRV, from the coding sequence ATGCGCCTGAAGTGGCTGACCAATTTCAACACGCTGTTGCTGGTGACCGTGTGTATCGCCTTGGGCGCCACCCTGTGGTGGTCACAGCGCGCCCTCGAACGCCCCTACCAGCTGATGGAGCGCTATCTGGGCCTGTCCCAGCAGTTCCAGAACCAGGCGGCGCGCAATATCCAGGCCTACCTGGGCAGCGGCGACGCCCTGCGCCAGGCCGCCGCCATGGAGGCGAACCAACAGTTGCAGGCCGCACTGACGGACTGGCCGGTAGAGCTGGCCGAGAAGTTGCGCCCCAGCCTGGATAGCCTGCAGGCCTTCACCGCCAACGAACTGCTGGCCGCCGGCAAGCTGGCCGGCGACCCACAAGCCCTGCTGCTGCAAGCCGAGCGGGAGCTGGGGGCGAACTTCGAGCAGATGGCCAGCTACGCCCGCGACAGTGGCAACGCCGAGGCCAATCGCTACTTGCTGCCCTTGCTAGACGCCACCCTGCATCTGGGGCGGCTGTCATTGGCTCGCGACAAGCTGGTCAGCAGCGGCCGCCCAGAGCTGGCCGACGAGGTGGAGCGCGAGCTGCAACTGATCCGCGCCCAGGCCCAGACGGTCGACGGCCTGCCACTGCTCGGCGTAACCCGCACGGCCGAATCCGGAGCCGACGACTTCGCTGCGATGATGGGCCTGGAATCCCAGAGCAGCGCCCAGCAGGAAGACATTGCCGTGGGCCTCAAGCGTGAATTGCAAAGCCTGCTCAACCGCTACCCGGCCGAACTGCAACGCACCCGCGAACAGATCGAGCGCCGCGCCGAACTGGCCGCCACCACCGGCCAGCGCCTGGAAGCCGTACAACAGGCCATCGCCGCGCTGGAACCCGAAGTACGCGGCCAGCATGCGAAAATCGCTGCCGAGGTGCGCATCATCCAAGGCCTGATGATCGGCCTGATCCTGCTGATCGCCCTATTGATCGACACGCTGCAACGGCGCCTGGCCCGGACCCTGACCGGACTGGCCCCGGCCCTGTCACGCTGGGCCGAGGGCGATTTCGCCCAAGCCATCGCCCTGGGCAAGACCAACCGCGAACTGCACGACATCCAGGAGTCGCTCAACCGCCTGCGTCAGTACCTGGTGGAGCTGGTCGGCACCATCCGTCATAATGCCGAGCAGGTGGCCGGCAGCAGCCATGCCCTGGCCGGCATGAGCGCTGCGCTGCACGGCGGCGCCGAGCGACAGGCCGGCGATACCGGACAGATCCGCGATGCCTTGGGCGAGCTGGAAGCAACCATTCAACAAGTGGCTGGTGATGCCAGCGCAGCCGCCGAGGCCAGCCGCGATGCCGGGCGTGCGGTGGAACAAGGCCAGGCGGTAATCGGCCAGAGCCTGTCGGGCTTGCGTGAGCTGGTCGATGAAGTGCAAGGCAACGCCCGCATGATCGAACAATTGGCGGAAGAGTCGGCCACCATTGGCGGGGTACTGACGGTGATCCGCGCGATTGCCGAGCAGACCAACCTGCTGGCACTGAATGCCGCGATCGAAGCGGCCCGTGCCGGCGAGATGGGCCGTGGCTTTGCCGTGGTCGCCGATGAGGTGCGCTCACTGGCTCAGCGCACCACGGGGGCTACCGGCGAGATCCAGGCGTTGATCGACCGCCTGCAGCAGGCCGCCAGAAGTTCGGTGGCGGGGATGCGCGCGCAACTGGAACATGCCGAGGCCACGGCCAACCAGGCCCAGGCGGCGGATGGGGCACTGGATGAGATTGTCTGTGCCATTCGCACCATTTCCGATACAGCGGTGCGGATTGCCGATGTAACGGCACAGCAGAGTGGCGCGGTGAGCGAGATTCGTGACCACAGCGAGCGGATTCACGAACTGGGTGAAGACAACCTGCAGCGCATTGGCGAGGGGCGTAAACAGGGTGAACAGCTGCTGAGCCTGGGCGGTGAGCTGAACCGGGCGGTGCGAGCGTTCAGGGTCTGA
- a CDS encoding diguanylate cyclase translates to MSQAVEPSPQCPVQQLTRNGLRKDDPLDQLLLPVRKPVYILLQDHERAQRLAQQLEFFGLVVQALPSAAAFLASISEYPPSAIIMDVDFTGAGLGLLLAAQVQQGLARSIPLLFFSHHEADTPTRLAAVRAGGQDFLTGSLEASSLLEKVELLTNTAPHDPLRVLIIDDSRTQAMYTERVLAGAGMLTRSLTDPIRTMAELADFQPDLIILDLYMPACTGPELAKVIRHSDRYVSVPIIYLSAEDDLDKQLDAMSEGGDDFLTKPFRSRHLITTVRNRAARARHLKARMVRDSLTGLYNHTHILQLLEDCSFRARREQQPLSFAMLDIDHFKKINDRHGHPMGDRVIKSLALFLKQRLRKTDFIGRYGGEEFAIVMPNTALDAAHKVLDEIRRRFAEILYPAQPRDLQCTFSAGVVQLDEGLDALTMASAADEALYRAKHAGRNCVVRVEP, encoded by the coding sequence ATGAGCCAAGCAGTCGAGCCGAGCCCGCAGTGCCCCGTCCAACAGTTGACGCGTAACGGCCTGCGCAAGGACGACCCGCTCGACCAACTGCTGCTGCCCGTGCGCAAACCGGTGTACATCCTGCTGCAGGACCACGAGCGCGCCCAGCGCCTGGCCCAGCAACTGGAATTCTTTGGTCTGGTGGTGCAGGCGTTGCCCAGCGCCGCAGCGTTTCTCGCCTCGATCAGCGAGTACCCGCCGTCGGCCATCATCATGGATGTCGACTTCACCGGCGCCGGCCTGGGCTTGCTGCTGGCCGCTCAGGTGCAGCAGGGCCTGGCACGCTCCATTCCGTTGCTGTTCTTCAGCCATCACGAAGCCGACACCCCTACCCGCCTTGCCGCAGTGCGCGCCGGCGGTCAGGACTTTCTCACCGGCAGTCTGGAAGCTTCCAGCCTGCTGGAAAAGGTCGAACTGCTGACCAACACCGCCCCTCACGACCCGTTGCGCGTGCTGATCATCGACGATTCGCGCACACAGGCCATGTACACCGAGCGTGTACTGGCCGGCGCCGGCATGCTCACCCGCAGCCTGACCGACCCGATCCGCACCATGGCCGAGCTTGCCGACTTCCAGCCCGACCTGATCATCCTCGACCTGTACATGCCGGCCTGCACCGGCCCGGAGCTGGCCAAGGTAATCCGCCACAGTGACCGTTATGTGAGTGTGCCGATCATCTACCTGTCTGCCGAGGACGACCTGGACAAGCAACTGGATGCCATGAGCGAAGGCGGTGATGACTTTTTGACCAAGCCGTTTCGCTCACGCCACCTGATCACTACCGTGCGCAACCGCGCCGCCCGCGCCCGCCATTTGAAGGCACGCATGGTCCGCGACAGCCTGACCGGGCTGTACAACCACACTCATATCCTGCAGCTGCTGGAAGACTGCAGCTTCCGCGCCCGCCGTGAGCAGCAGCCGTTGAGCTTTGCCATGCTCGACATCGACCACTTCAAGAAGATCAACGACCGCCACGGCCACCCCATGGGCGACCGAGTGATCAAGAGCCTTGCCCTGTTCCTCAAGCAGCGCTTGCGCAAGACCGACTTCATTGGCCGCTACGGTGGCGAGGAGTTCGCCATCGTCATGCCCAATACCGCGCTGGATGCCGCACACAAGGTGCTGGACGAAATTCGCCGGCGCTTTGCCGAAATTCTCTACCCGGCGCAGCCGCGGGATTTGCAGTGCACCTTCAGTGCCGGGGTGGTGCAACTGGACGAGGGGCTGGATGCACTGACCATGGCCAGTGCAGCGGACGAGGCGCTGTACCGGGCCAAGCATGCAGGGCGCAATTGCGTCGTTCGTGTAGAGCCCTGA
- a CDS encoding DUF2333 family protein, with protein MLDWKNREAKAEPRERVDGRGAAARSYLGGLWSRALGTLIGLYLLVCIGLGWYWSQEPALFPVQQNAQAAAERTGQQMVVGYTTVETLKTVAGTLLNKPGGYISNDRFPPGLWMDNMPSWEYGVLVQVRDLSRALRKDFARSQSQSTEDADLAKAEPRFNFDNKSWILPSSESEFEEGIKSLTRYQTRLAAGDKGAIFYTRADNLNNWLGDVATRLGSLSQRLSASVGRVKLNTTLKTESVVAGQAPQVDEELVETPWLQIDNVFYEARGQAWALSHLLRAIEVDFADVLAKKNATVSVRQIIRELEASQESLWSPMVLNGSGFGMWANHSLVMANYISRANAAVIDLRQLLSQG; from the coding sequence ATGCTGGACTGGAAAAACCGCGAGGCCAAAGCCGAGCCCCGTGAGCGTGTCGACGGGCGCGGCGCTGCCGCCCGTAGCTACCTTGGCGGCCTTTGGAGCCGTGCCCTGGGGACCCTGATCGGGTTGTACCTGCTGGTGTGTATCGGCCTGGGCTGGTACTGGAGCCAGGAGCCTGCTCTGTTCCCGGTGCAGCAAAACGCCCAGGCAGCAGCCGAACGTACTGGCCAGCAGATGGTGGTGGGCTATACCACCGTCGAAACCCTCAAGACCGTGGCCGGCACCTTGCTGAACAAGCCGGGCGGCTACATTTCCAACGACCGCTTCCCGCCAGGGCTGTGGATGGACAACATGCCAAGCTGGGAATATGGCGTGCTGGTCCAGGTCCGCGACCTGTCCCGTGCCCTGCGTAAAGACTTCGCCCGTTCGCAGTCGCAGTCCACCGAAGACGCCGACCTGGCCAAGGCCGAGCCGCGCTTCAACTTCGACAACAAGAGCTGGATCCTGCCATCGAGCGAGTCGGAGTTCGAAGAGGGCATCAAGTCGCTGACCCGCTACCAGACCCGTCTGGCTGCCGGCGACAAGGGCGCTATCTTCTATACCCGCGCCGACAACCTGAACAACTGGCTGGGTGACGTCGCCACCCGTCTGGGCTCGCTGTCGCAGCGCCTGTCGGCCAGCGTTGGCCGGGTCAAGCTCAACACCACGCTGAAGACCGAGTCGGTCGTTGCCGGCCAGGCGCCGCAGGTGGATGAGGAGCTGGTGGAAACCCCATGGCTGCAGATCGACAACGTGTTCTATGAAGCCCGTGGCCAAGCCTGGGCGCTGTCGCACCTGCTGCGTGCCATCGAGGTGGACTTCGCCGACGTGCTGGCGAAGAAGAATGCCACCGTCAGCGTGCGTCAGATCATCCGTGAGCTGGAGGCCTCGCAAGAGTCGCTGTGGAGCCCGATGGTGCTCAACGGCAGTGGCTTCGGCATGTGGGCCAACCACTCGTTGGTCATGGCCAACTACATTTCCCGGGCCAACGCTGCGGTTATCGATCTGCGTCAGCTGCTGTCGCAGGGTTGA
- a CDS encoding NUDIX hydrolase: MAISPTEAAHRAASDRELVTWVDETDQVLGALPRAELRERGLIGRCTFILLFNSAGELCVHRRTLSKALYPGYWDVAAGGMVAAGEAYAESAARELAEELGIEGAELRFHERFYFDQPDNRLWCAVYSAVSDAPLRLQPEEVIEARFIGLEQAEQESLSKPYCPDSLAALQRYKATL; this comes from the coding sequence ATGGCTATCAGCCCAACCGAGGCCGCCCATCGGGCGGCTTCCGACCGCGAGCTGGTCACCTGGGTGGACGAAACCGACCAGGTACTGGGCGCCTTGCCCCGTGCCGAGCTGCGCGAGCGTGGCCTGATCGGTCGTTGCACGTTCATTCTGCTGTTCAACAGTGCCGGTGAATTGTGTGTACACCGGCGTACGCTGAGCAAGGCGCTGTACCCCGGCTATTGGGATGTGGCAGCGGGCGGCATGGTCGCGGCTGGCGAAGCGTATGCCGAGTCGGCCGCGCGCGAGCTGGCCGAAGAGCTGGGCATCGAGGGCGCCGAGCTGCGCTTTCACGAGCGGTTCTATTTCGACCAGCCGGATAACCGCTTGTGGTGCGCGGTGTATTCGGCGGTGTCGGATGCGCCGTTGCGGTTGCAGCCGGAAGAGGTTATTGAAGCGCGCTTCATCGGTCTGGAACAGGCTGAGCAGGAAAGCCTGAGCAAGCCTTATTGCCCGGACTCGTTGGCGGCGTTGCAGCGCTACAAGGCCACTTTGTAG
- a CDS encoding translation initiation factor Sui1, whose translation MAKKASSFSALGGLVYSTDAGRHCPDCGQPVDACTCKQQIIPEGDGIARVRRESKGRGGKTVTTVTGVPLPPDQLKELATTLKRRCGTGGALKDGVIEIQGDHVELLIGELTKQGFKAKKSGG comes from the coding sequence GTGGCCAAGAAAGCTTCTTCCTTTTCCGCCCTTGGCGGTCTCGTGTACTCCACCGACGCCGGTCGGCACTGCCCCGACTGTGGCCAGCCGGTGGACGCCTGCACCTGCAAGCAGCAAATCATCCCCGAAGGCGACGGCATTGCCCGCGTGCGCCGCGAAAGCAAAGGCCGTGGCGGCAAGACCGTGACCACCGTCACCGGCGTGCCGCTGCCGCCCGATCAGCTCAAAGAGCTGGCGACCACGCTCAAGCGCCGCTGCGGTACCGGCGGCGCCTTGAAGGACGGGGTTATCGAGATCCAGGGCGACCATGTCGAGCTGTTGATCGGCGAGCTGACCAAACAGGGTTTCAAGGCGAAAAAGTCCGGCGGCTGA
- the speA gene encoding arginine decarboxylase, with protein MSVRRTRKDDGSQWTVADSRSVYGIRHWGAGYFAINEAGRVEVRPNGPQSAPIDLFEQVDELRQSGLSLPLLVRFPDILQDRVRQLTGAFDANIARLEYQSQYTALYPIKVNQQEAVVENIIATQNVSIGLEAGSKPELLAVLALAPKGGTIVCNGYKDREFIRLALMGQKLGHNVFIVIEKESEVALVIEEAAELKVKPQVGLRVRLSSLASSKWADTGGEKSKFGLSAAQLLSVVQRFRDAGLDQGIRLLHFHMGSQIANLADYQHGFKEAIRYYGELRALGLPVDHIDVGGGLGVDYDGTHSRNASSINYDMDDYAGVVVGMLKEFCDAQGLPHPHIFSESGRSLTAHHAMLVIQVTDVEKHNDDVPTIENKEALPETVQWLVDLLGPTDIEMVTETYWRATHYMGDVAAQYADGKLSLGEKALAEQCYFAVCRRLHNSLKARQRSHRQVLDELNDKLADKYICNFSVFQSLPDTWAIGQVLPIIPLHRLDEEPMRRAVLQDLTCDSDGKINQYVDEQSIETSMPVHAVKEGEDYLLGVFLVGAYQEILGDMHNLFGDTDSVNIYQNADGSVYHAGIETHDTIEDMLRYVHLSPEELMTHYRDKVASAKITARERTQYLDALRLGLTRSSYLSS; from the coding sequence ATGTCCGTACGACGCACACGCAAAGACGATGGTAGCCAATGGACCGTGGCCGACAGCCGCAGTGTTTATGGTATCCGCCATTGGGGCGCTGGCTATTTCGCCATCAATGAAGCCGGGCGCGTCGAAGTACGCCCCAACGGCCCTCAAAGCGCTCCGATCGACCTGTTCGAACAGGTCGACGAACTGCGCCAGAGCGGGTTGTCGCTGCCCTTGCTGGTACGCTTCCCTGACATTTTGCAGGACCGTGTGCGCCAGCTGACCGGTGCCTTCGACGCCAACATCGCGCGCCTGGAATACCAGAGCCAGTACACCGCGCTGTACCCGATCAAGGTCAACCAGCAGGAAGCGGTGGTGGAAAACATCATCGCCACGCAAAACGTTTCCATCGGCCTGGAAGCCGGCTCCAAACCCGAGTTGCTGGCAGTGCTGGCGCTGGCGCCGAAGGGCGGCACCATCGTCTGCAATGGCTACAAGGACCGTGAGTTCATTCGCCTGGCGCTGATGGGTCAGAAGCTTGGCCACAATGTGTTCATCGTCATCGAGAAAGAGTCGGAAGTGGCCCTGGTGATCGAAGAGGCCGCCGAGCTCAAGGTGAAACCACAGGTTGGCCTGCGCGTTCGCCTGTCGTCGTTGGCCTCGAGCAAGTGGGCCGACACCGGTGGCGAGAAGTCCAAGTTCGGTTTGTCCGCCGCCCAGTTGCTTTCGGTGGTGCAGCGCTTCCGCGATGCGGGCCTGGATCAGGGCATCCGCCTGCTGCACTTCCACATGGGTTCGCAGATTGCCAACCTGGCTGACTACCAGCACGGTTTCAAGGAAGCCATCCGTTATTACGGCGAACTGCGTGCGCTGGGCCTGCCGGTCGACCACATCGACGTGGGTGGCGGCCTGGGTGTGGACTACGACGGCACCCACTCGCGCAATGCCAGCTCGATCAACTACGACATGGACGACTACGCCGGCGTGGTGGTGGGCATGCTCAAGGAGTTCTGCGACGCGCAGGGCTTGCCGCACCCGCACATCTTCTCCGAGAGTGGCCGTTCGCTGACCGCGCACCACGCCATGCTGGTGATCCAGGTGACCGACGTCGAGAAACACAACGACGACGTACCGACCATCGAGAACAAGGAAGCCCTGCCCGAGACCGTGCAGTGGCTGGTCGACCTGCTTGGCCCGACCGACATCGAGATGGTCACCGAGACCTACTGGCGCGCCACCCACTACATGGGTGATGTGGCCGCGCAGTACGCCGATGGCAAGCTGAGCCTGGGCGAGAAGGCCCTGGCCGAGCAGTGCTATTTCGCCGTGTGCCGCCGCCTGCACAACTCGCTGAAAGCCCGCCAGCGCTCGCACCGCCAGGTGCTGGACGAGCTGAACGACAAGCTGGCCGACAAGTACATCTGCAACTTCTCGGTGTTCCAGAGCCTGCCAGACACCTGGGCCATCGGCCAGGTCCTGCCGATCATCCCGCTGCACCGCTTGGACGAAGAGCCGATGCGGCGTGCGGTATTGCAGGACCTGACTTGCGATTCCGACGGCAAGATCAACCAGTACGTTGACGAGCAGAGCATCGAAACCAGCATGCCGGTGCATGCGGTGAAGGAGGGTGAGGATTACCTGCTGGGCGTGTTCCTGGTGGGTGCCTACCAGGAAATCCTGGGTGACATGCACAACCTGTTCGGTGACACCGATTCGGTGAACATCTACCAGAATGCCGACGGCAGCGTGTACCACGCCGGTATCGAAACCCACGACACCATCGAAGACATGCTGCGCTACGTGCACCTGTCGCCGGAAGAGTTGATGACGCATTACCGCGACAAGGTTGCCAGCGCCAAGATCACTGCGCGTGAGCGGACCCAGTATCTGGATGCCTTGCGCCTGGGCTTGACCCGGTCTTCGTACCTGTCGTCGTAA
- a CDS encoding REP-associated tyrosine transposase: protein MQRPGSHRLRGGRVSESGRFYLLTTTTRDRTPLFKDFRFARTVIQQLRFSDERKACRSLAWVLMPDHLHWLIELGPVSLGRLMCEFKSRSSCALYKAGAERRHIWQTSFHDRALRREEDVRAVARYIIANPIRAGLVRRAGEYPHWDCVWL, encoded by the coding sequence ATGCAACGTCCAGGCTCCCATCGTTTACGTGGCGGTCGAGTGTCTGAATCCGGGCGCTTTTATCTGCTCACCACAACCACTCGTGACCGAACGCCGTTGTTCAAAGACTTCCGATTCGCCAGGACCGTGATCCAGCAGTTGCGGTTCAGCGATGAGCGCAAGGCTTGTCGATCGCTGGCATGGGTGTTGATGCCGGATCACCTTCACTGGCTTATCGAGCTGGGTCCAGTGAGCCTGGGTAGGCTGATGTGCGAGTTCAAATCCAGAAGCAGCTGTGCCTTGTACAAGGCCGGTGCTGAAAGACGGCATATCTGGCAAACCAGCTTTCATGACCGGGCTTTGCGTCGCGAGGAGGATGTGCGAGCGGTGGCCCGCTACATCATCGCCAACCCCATTCGGGCGGGCCTCGTGCGGCGGGCTGGCGAGTATCCCCATTGGGACTGTGTATGGCTGTGA
- a CDS encoding MATE family efflux transporter, translating into MPQLAADWRHRPTHRKVWALAAPMILSNISVPLVALVDSTVIGHLPHAHQLGAVAVGATLFTFMVGLMGFLRMGSTGFAAQAAGRGDGAALRQVLVQGLLLAVGFALLIGLLALPFSQLALHAMQPSAALQQSTEDFFHTRLLGLPAALASYALVGWFLGTQNARAPLAILLTTNLLNIALNLWFVLGLDWGVLGSARASVIAEWSAALLGLALTRPALRAYPGQIVWAALKRWQAWRPLLAVNRDIFLRSLALQLVFLLITVQGARLGEATVAANALLLNGLLLTAYALDGLAHAVEALCGHAIGARDRDTLRRSLVVACGWSLITSLGFAGLFLLGGHLFIDLQTDIESVRAAAYPYLPYLALLPLIAVWSYLLDGLFIGATRAREMRNAMLVSVLIALPVAVAMSGLGNHGLWMAFLGFMGLRAVTLGWVGWRLQQRDLWCR; encoded by the coding sequence ATGCCCCAACTCGCTGCCGACTGGCGCCACCGCCCCACCCACCGCAAGGTCTGGGCGCTGGCCGCGCCGATGATCCTGTCCAACATTTCGGTACCGCTGGTGGCGCTGGTCGACAGCACGGTCATCGGTCATCTCCCGCACGCCCACCAACTGGGCGCCGTGGCCGTGGGCGCCACCTTGTTCACCTTCATGGTCGGCCTGATGGGCTTCCTGCGCATGGGGTCCACCGGCTTCGCTGCCCAGGCCGCCGGCCGTGGCGACGGTGCAGCGCTACGCCAGGTCCTGGTGCAAGGGCTGCTGCTGGCGGTCGGCTTCGCCCTGTTGATCGGCCTGCTGGCCCTGCCCTTCAGCCAGCTGGCACTCCATGCGATGCAACCCAGCGCAGCCCTGCAGCAATCCACCGAAGACTTCTTCCACACCCGCCTGCTTGGCCTGCCTGCGGCGCTGGCCAGTTACGCGCTGGTCGGCTGGTTCCTCGGCACGCAGAACGCCAGGGCTCCACTGGCCATCCTGCTGACCACCAACCTGCTGAACATCGCCTTGAACCTATGGTTCGTGCTGGGCCTGGACTGGGGTGTACTGGGCTCGGCGCGGGCGTCGGTAATTGCCGAATGGAGTGCCGCCCTGCTCGGCCTGGCCCTGACCCGCCCGGCTCTGCGGGCATACCCGGGGCAGATCGTGTGGGCAGCGCTCAAGCGCTGGCAGGCCTGGAGGCCACTGCTGGCGGTGAACCGCGACATCTTCCTGCGTAGCCTGGCACTGCAACTGGTGTTCCTGCTGATTACCGTGCAGGGCGCGCGTCTGGGCGAAGCGACCGTGGCGGCCAACGCCCTGTTGCTCAATGGCCTGCTGCTGACGGCCTATGCGCTGGATGGGCTGGCCCATGCGGTGGAGGCCTTGTGCGGCCATGCCATTGGTGCCCGTGACCGCGACACCTTGCGCCGCTCGCTGGTGGTCGCTTGTGGTTGGTCACTGATCACCAGCCTGGGCTTTGCCGGGCTGTTCCTGCTGGGTGGGCACCTGTTCATCGACTTGCAGACCGACATCGAAAGTGTGCGGGCGGCGGCTTATCCGTATTTGCCCTACCTGGCGTTGCTGCCGCTGATCGCGGTGTGGAGTTACTTGCTGGATGGCTTGTTCATCGGCGCGACCCGGGCGCGGGAAATGCGAAATGCAATGCTGGTTTCGGTGTTGATTGCGCTGCCGGTGGCAGTGGCCATGAGCGGGTTGGGCAACCATGGGTTGTGGATGGCGTTTCTTGGGTTCATGGGGTTGCGGGCGGTGACGTTGGGGTGGGTTGGGTGGCGGTTGCAGCAGAGAGACCTGTGGTGTCGCTGA